In the Clostridium sporogenes genome, one interval contains:
- the dapA gene encoding 4-hydroxy-tetrahydrodipicolinate synthase, translating to MSIFKGSGVAIVTPFNETGVNFDELSNLIEWHIKSKTDAIIVCGTTGEATTMTEVEKKETIKFVVDKVNKRIPVIAGTGSNNTASAIAMSKWAEDIGVDGLLVITPYYNKTTQKGLVKHFKAVSDAVNTPIIIYNVPGRTGLNITPSTLKELCEDKNIVAVKEASGNISQIAEIKALCGDKLDIYSGNDDQIIPILSLGGIGVISVLANIIPEDVHNMCELYLTGKVNEALKIQLNSLALTNALFIETNPIPVKTAMNLMNMKVGELRLPLCEMSENNLEVLKKELKAYNLM from the coding sequence ATGAGTATTTTTAAAGGTTCTGGAGTAGCTATAGTAACACCTTTTAATGAAACGGGAGTAAATTTTGATGAACTTTCCAATCTAATAGAATGGCATATAAAATCTAAAACTGATGCTATAATAGTTTGTGGAACTACTGGTGAAGCAACTACCATGACTGAAGTAGAAAAAAAAGAAACTATTAAATTTGTAGTAGATAAAGTAAATAAAAGAATTCCTGTTATAGCTGGAACAGGTAGTAATAATACTGCTTCCGCCATAGCTATGAGCAAATGGGCAGAAGATATAGGAGTAGATGGATTATTAGTAATAACTCCATATTATAATAAAACAACACAAAAAGGATTAGTTAAGCATTTTAAAGCTGTTTCTGATGCAGTTAATACTCCTATAATCATATATAATGTTCCTGGAAGAACAGGACTTAATATAACCCCTAGTACTTTAAAAGAACTGTGCGAAGATAAAAACATAGTAGCTGTAAAAGAAGCTAGCGGAAATATAAGCCAAATAGCTGAAATTAAAGCCCTATGTGGTGATAAATTAGATATATATTCTGGAAATGATGATCAAATAATTCCTATATTATCTCTTGGTGGAATAGGTGTGATCTCTGTACTAGCTAATATAATTCCAGAAGATGTTCACAATATGTGTGAACTATATTTAACTGGAAAAGTTAATGAAGCTTTAAAAATTCAATTAAATTCCTTAGCTCTTACTAATGCTTTATTTATAGAAACAAATCCTATTCCTGTAAAAACAGCAATGAATCTTATGAACATGAAGGTAGGAGAGTTAAGACTTCCTTTATGCGAAATGAGCGAGAATAATCTAGAAGTATTAAAAAAAGAATTAAAAGCTTATAACTTAATGTAA
- a CDS encoding aspartate-semialdehyde dehydrogenase — translation MNYNVAVVGATGMVGKKFIEILESRNFPIENIYFFASKRSAGKTLKFKTSEILVEELKEDNIKNKKIDFALFSAGGDISKDFAPVFVKYGATVIDNSSAWRMDPEVPLVVPEVNAEDIKWNKGIIANPNCSTIQALVALKPLHDKYKIKRIVYSTYQAVSGAGLSGFNDLKNGYTGEAPKKFPYAIAGNILPHIDVFLENGYTKEEMKMIDETKKMLHDDSLKITATTARVPVFHGHSESINVELEKSFELKNIFEMYKNAEGIVLKDDVDNLVYPMPIDVAGHDEVYVGRIRRDFSVDNGLNLWVVADNIRKGAALNAIQIAEHIIKSK, via the coding sequence ATGAATTACAATGTAGCAGTAGTAGGGGCTACTGGAATGGTAGGAAAAAAATTTATAGAGATTTTAGAAAGCAGAAATTTTCCTATAGAAAACATTTATTTTTTTGCTTCTAAAAGATCTGCAGGTAAAACCTTAAAATTTAAAACTTCTGAAATATTAGTAGAAGAATTAAAAGAAGACAATATAAAAAATAAAAAAATAGATTTTGCATTATTTTCTGCTGGTGGAGATATAAGTAAAGATTTTGCACCTGTTTTTGTTAAGTATGGTGCTACAGTAATTGATAATAGCAGTGCTTGGAGAATGGATCCAGAAGTTCCTTTGGTTGTTCCTGAAGTAAATGCTGAAGATATAAAATGGAATAAAGGTATAATTGCAAATCCAAATTGTTCAACTATACAAGCTTTAGTGGCTTTAAAGCCTCTTCATGACAAATATAAAATCAAAAGAATAGTATATTCAACTTACCAAGCTGTATCAGGTGCTGGTTTAAGTGGTTTTAATGATCTTAAAAATGGATATACAGGAGAAGCTCCTAAAAAATTTCCTTATGCTATTGCAGGAAATATTTTGCCACACATAGATGTATTTTTAGAAAATGGATACACAAAAGAAGAAATGAAAATGATTGATGAGACTAAAAAAATGCTTCATGATGACAGTCTAAAAATAACAGCAACTACAGCTAGAGTACCTGTATTCCATGGACATAGCGAAAGTATAAACGTAGAACTTGAAAAATCATTTGAATTAAAAAATATATTTGAAATGTATAAAAATGCTGAAGGCATCGTACTTAAAGATGATGTGGATAATTTAGTTTATCCTATGCCTATTGATGTAGCTGGTCATGACGAAGTTTATGTAGGAAGAATAAGAAGAGACTTTAGTGTAGATAATGGCTTGAATTTATGGGTTGTAGCAGATAATATTAGAAAAGGTGCTGCACTTAACGCAATTCAAATAGCTGAGCATATAATAAAAAGTAAATAA
- a CDS encoding peptide ABC transporter substrate-binding protein — translation MKSKRLLAALVSCIVLASVALAGCGGKESSSQGKGADKEQYLNMILQEEPKNLDPSNSSDLYSSQVISEVYEGLTRIEVDENGKDVVKPAGAEKWDVSEDGLKWTFHLRDYEWSDGKKVTAKDYEYGIKRTLDPKTASEYAYLLAPVKNADEYNAGKAKAEEVGVKALDDKTLEITLEGPCAYFLKITYFKLMMPQRQDIVEKYGEKYGTEASNMVFCGPFKIKEWVHANKMELVKNEKYWDAKSVKLNNVHMKIINNEAARMQELLNGGIDFSGVQKPEWKEKFKKADKFEVKKVVEPATNIEFFNQNVKLFSNDKVRKAFSLAVNREEVSKTLFKNDFTPAYGFVPPSLQIGDKEFRKEVGEEPIKKLKEENKDPQKLLIEGLKELGMDPDPSKVTVNYLTGSTSDQQKEICEFFQEMYQKSLGVKVNIEYVQWPVYMKRINNAEYEITGMAWTGDYNDPMTEFDLWMTGAKVLPTNWSNKKYDELIKKSASLPEEKNDERLKLFKEAEEILLYEDATVVPTVYRARNIYQRKYVKGIMVPQFGSLYDVKYAYTEGRE, via the coding sequence GTGAAAAGTAAAAGGTTGTTGGCAGCTCTAGTATCTTGCATAGTTTTAGCTTCAGTAGCATTAGCAGGATGTGGAGGAAAGGAAAGCTCATCACAGGGTAAAGGCGCAGACAAGGAACAATATTTAAATATGATTTTACAGGAAGAACCTAAAAATTTAGATCCATCTAATTCATCAGATTTATATTCTTCACAGGTAATTTCTGAGGTTTATGAGGGATTAACAAGAATTGAAGTAGATGAAAATGGTAAGGATGTAGTTAAGCCAGCAGGAGCAGAAAAATGGGATGTATCTGAGGATGGATTAAAGTGGACTTTCCATTTAAGAGATTATGAATGGTCAGATGGGAAAAAGGTTACTGCAAAGGATTATGAATATGGCATAAAAAGAACTTTAGATCCTAAAACTGCATCAGAATATGCATACTTATTAGCTCCAGTAAAAAATGCCGATGAGTATAATGCAGGGAAAGCAAAGGCTGAAGAAGTTGGAGTAAAAGCTTTAGATGATAAAACTTTAGAAATAACTTTAGAAGGACCTTGTGCATATTTCTTAAAAATAACATATTTTAAACTCATGATGCCACAAAGACAGGATATAGTTGAAAAGTATGGAGAAAAATATGGTACAGAAGCTTCTAATATGGTATTTTGTGGACCTTTTAAAATAAAGGAATGGGTGCATGCAAATAAAATGGAATTAGTTAAAAATGAAAAATATTGGGATGCTAAATCTGTGAAATTAAATAATGTTCATATGAAAATTATAAATAATGAAGCTGCTAGAATGCAGGAACTTTTAAATGGAGGAATAGATTTTAGTGGTGTTCAAAAGCCAGAGTGGAAAGAAAAGTTTAAAAAGGCTGATAAATTTGAAGTGAAAAAGGTTGTTGAACCAGCAACAAATATTGAGTTCTTTAATCAAAATGTTAAATTGTTTAGCAATGATAAAGTAAGAAAAGCTTTTTCTTTAGCAGTTAATAGAGAAGAGGTTTCAAAAACTTTATTTAAAAATGATTTTACACCAGCTTATGGATTTGTTCCACCTTCATTACAAATAGGAGATAAAGAATTTAGAAAAGAAGTAGGAGAAGAGCCAATTAAGAAGTTAAAAGAAGAAAATAAAGATCCACAGAAACTTTTAATTGAAGGATTAAAAGAATTAGGAATGGATCCAGATCCAAGTAAAGTAACAGTAAATTATTTAACAGGCTCTACAAGCGATCAACAAAAAGAAATTTGTGAATTTTTCCAAGAAATGTACCAAAAATCTTTGGGAGTTAAAGTAAATATAGAATATGTTCAATGGCCAGTATATATGAAGAGAATAAATAATGCAGAATATGAAATTACAGGTATGGCTTGGACTGGAGACTATAATGATCCTATGACAGAATTTGATTTATGGATGACTGGAGCTAAAGTTCTTCCAACAAATTGGTCAAATAAAAAATATGATGAATTAATTAAAAAGTCTGCCTCACTACCAGAAGAAAAAAATGATGAAAGATTGAAATTATTTAAAGAGGCTGAAGAGATATTATTATATGAGGATGCTACAGTAGTACCAACAGTTTATAGGGCTAGAAATATTTATCAAAGAAAATATGTAAAGGGAATAATGGTTCCACAATTTGGTTCTTTATATGATGTTAAATATGCCTATACAGAAGGTAGGGAGTAA
- a CDS encoding ABC transporter permease, producing MFKYILKRLGYMLLTLWIVITITFVLMHAIPGDPLASSAKRLPPQIRANYYAKYGLDKPLTTQYTVYMKSLLKGDLGDSLAFAGRSVNTVIKDGLPASARIGIQAVFLGFVLGITLGIVAAFKRNKWPDYIVMFLALVGVSIPSFVFAALLQYTFTVKLMILPTTGWGSVKHTILPTIALSLSPLAIYARYMRNECLDVLGQDYILTAKAKGVSKVSLVWKHIIRNAILPSITILGPQIATILTGSFVIESIYGIPGLGSSFVGAVNNMDYSMIMGLTVFMAALYIFSLLIVDILYGIIDPRIRITSSK from the coding sequence ATGTTTAAATATATCTTAAAAAGATTAGGATATATGTTATTAACCTTATGGATAGTAATAACTATAACTTTTGTGTTAATGCATGCTATACCAGGAGATCCACTAGCATCTAGTGCTAAAAGATTACCACCACAAATAAGAGCTAATTATTATGCTAAGTATGGATTGGATAAACCTTTGACAACACAATATACAGTTTATATGAAAAGTTTATTAAAAGGAGATTTAGGGGATTCTTTAGCTTTTGCAGGAAGAAGTGTAAATACAGTTATAAAAGATGGATTACCAGCATCAGCACGAATAGGTATTCAAGCGGTATTTTTAGGGTTTGTACTAGGGATAACATTAGGGATTGTAGCAGCTTTCAAAAGGAATAAATGGCCAGATTATATAGTAATGTTTTTAGCATTAGTTGGTGTTTCTATACCAAGTTTTGTTTTTGCAGCACTACTTCAATATACATTTACAGTCAAGCTGATGATATTACCAACTACTGGTTGGGGTAGTGTAAAGCATACTATATTGCCAACTATAGCTTTAAGTTTAAGTCCTTTAGCTATATACGCAAGATATATGAGAAATGAATGTTTAGATGTTTTAGGACAAGATTATATATTGACAGCAAAAGCAAAGGGTGTATCAAAGGTTTCTTTAGTTTGGAAACATATAATAAGAAACGCTATTCTTCCTAGCATCACTATATTAGGACCTCAAATAGCAACTATATTAACAGGATCTTTCGTTATTGAAAGCATATATGGCATACCAGGATTAGGAAGCTCTTTCGTGGGAGCTGTAAATAATATGGATTATTCTATGATTATGGGTCTTACTGTATTTATGGCCGCTCTTTATATATTCTCTTTATTAATTGTAGATATATTATATGGAATTATAGATCCAAGAATTAGGATTACAAGTTCAAAATAA
- a CDS encoding ABC transporter permease — translation MAEISKDKFKVIGIDKNASNEISRPNITYFQDAWRRLKQNKVAIGSLILLILIALMTIIGPYLTSYRYWTTDSTIVNMAPNSEHWFGTDMLGRDLFARVWKGGRVSIIIGILGTIIEMTIGVIYGGISGYFGGIVDDIMMRIVEILLSVPYLIVVIIISLILGKGVISLVIAMTITGWCGMARIIRGQILQIREQEYVLAAQALGARPSRVIKKHLLPNTIGILIVNITLDVPSFIFGEAFLSYIGLGIQSPNTSWGSLASAAQPNLMFYPYQLFFPALFISLTMLSFNLLGDGLRDALDPKMRQ, via the coding sequence ATGGCTGAAATAAGTAAAGATAAGTTTAAAGTAATAGGAATAGATAAAAATGCATCCAATGAAATAAGTAGACCAAATATAACTTATTTTCAGGATGCTTGGAGAAGACTAAAGCAAAACAAGGTAGCAATAGGCTCATTAATACTACTTATATTAATAGCTTTAATGACAATAATAGGACCTTATTTGACTTCATATAGATATTGGACTACAGATTCTACTATTGTAAATATGGCTCCTAATTCAGAGCATTGGTTCGGAACAGATATGCTAGGTAGAGATTTGTTTGCTAGAGTATGGAAGGGTGGAAGGGTTTCTATAATAATAGGAATTTTAGGAACTATTATAGAAATGACAATTGGAGTTATATATGGTGGAATATCCGGTTATTTTGGAGGTATTGTTGATGATATAATGATGAGAATAGTAGAGATATTGTTGAGTGTGCCATATCTAATAGTTGTTATTATAATTTCTCTTATATTAGGGAAAGGTGTTATATCTTTAGTAATAGCTATGACTATAACTGGATGGTGTGGAATGGCTAGAATAATAAGGGGACAGATTTTACAAATAAGAGAGCAGGAATATGTATTAGCAGCGCAAGCTTTAGGAGCTAGACCTTCAAGAGTAATAAAGAAGCACCTGCTACCTAATACTATAGGAATATTAATTGTTAATATTACTTTAGATGTTCCATCTTTTATATTTGGAGAAGCTTTTTTAAGTTATATAGGATTAGGCATTCAATCACCAAATACTAGTTGGGGTTCTTTAGCATCAGCTGCACAGCCTAATTTAATGTTTTATCCTTATCAATTATTTTTCCCTGCCTTGTTTATAAGTTTGACTATGTTATCATTTAATTTATTAGGGGATGGATTAAGAGATGCTCTTGATCCTAAGATGCGTCAATAA
- a CDS encoding ABC transporter ATP-binding protein, with protein MEKILEVKDLKVSYHTYAGEVQSVRGVNFYLNRGETLAIVGESGCGKTVTAKAIMKLIQEPPGEIKEGSKIIFNGKNILDMKERELRELRGADISMIFQDPMTSLNPTMKVGKQIAESLVIHREMNKTEAFKESIKILELVNIPNAEKRANQYPHEFSGGMRQRAMIAIALACDPKILIADEPTTALDVTIQAQIMDLIGDLQKKLNTAVIMITHDLGVVADTAHRIQVMYAGQIIERGTTDEIFYNPKHPYTLALLQSVPTLDTKHKGKLYSLEGTPPDLIKPPKGCPFASRCEQCMKICKEQMPKVTEITDTHEVSCWLQHPMAPKVCDSFLSGGEE; from the coding sequence ATGGAGAAAATACTAGAGGTTAAAGATTTAAAAGTATCTTATCATACTTATGCAGGAGAAGTTCAATCTGTTAGAGGAGTAAATTTTTATCTTAATAGGGGAGAAACTCTTGCTATTGTTGGAGAATCAGGATGTGGAAAGACTGTTACAGCTAAAGCTATAATGAAATTAATACAGGAGCCACCGGGTGAAATTAAAGAAGGATCGAAAATAATTTTTAATGGAAAAAATATATTAGATATGAAAGAACGAGAGTTAAGAGAATTAAGAGGAGCTGATATAAGTATGATATTTCAAGATCCTATGACATCTCTTAATCCTACAATGAAAGTTGGAAAACAAATAGCTGAAAGTTTAGTTATTCATAGAGAAATGAACAAAACAGAAGCGTTTAAAGAATCTATTAAGATATTGGAGTTAGTTAACATACCTAATGCTGAAAAAAGGGCCAATCAATATCCGCATGAATTTTCAGGAGGGATGAGACAAAGGGCTATGATAGCCATAGCATTAGCTTGTGATCCTAAAATACTTATAGCAGATGAACCTACTACAGCATTAGATGTAACGATTCAAGCTCAGATAATGGATCTTATAGGAGATTTACAAAAAAAATTAAATACAGCGGTTATAATGATAACCCATGATTTAGGAGTAGTGGCAGACACAGCTCATAGAATACAAGTTATGTATGCAGGTCAAATAATAGAAAGGGGAACTACAGATGAGATATTTTATAATCCAAAGCATCCCTATACTTTGGCATTGCTTCAATCAGTACCAACACTAGATACAAAGCATAAAGGAAAACTGTATTCTTTAGAAGGAACTCCTCCAGATTTGATTAAACCTCCCAAAGGATGCCCTTTTGCATCAAGGTGTGAACAGTGCATGAAAATATGTAAGGAACAAATGCCAAAAGTAACAGAAATCACAGACACACATGAGGTCTCTTGTTGGTTACAACATCCTATGGCACCTAAAGTTTGCGATTCTTTTTTATCTGGGGGTGAAGAATAA
- a CDS encoding ATP-binding cassette domain-containing protein, which yields MGKENLIEVRNLKKHFKVGKNAILKAVDGVSFDIRKGETLGLVGESGCGKTTCGRTILGLYEATDGEVRFEGEDIHKFSKKEKREFTKEAQIIFQDPYASLNPRMTVADIIGEGIDIHGIYTGKERLNKIYELLSLVGLNKEHASRFPHEFSGGQRQRIGIARALAIEPKFIVCDEPISALDVSIQAQVVNLLIDLQNKLGLTYLFIAHDLSMVRHISDRVGVMYLGNVVELSNSQELYENPLHPYTKALLSAIPIPDPNHGKDKERIMLQGEVPSPINPKPGCKFASRCKYAKKICKKETPKLKEIEKDHFVACHLFD from the coding sequence ATGGGGAAAGAAAATTTAATAGAGGTTAGAAATTTAAAAAAACATTTTAAAGTTGGGAAAAATGCTATATTAAAAGCAGTAGATGGTGTAAGTTTTGATATAAGAAAAGGAGAAACATTAGGTTTAGTTGGAGAATCAGGTTGTGGAAAGACTACTTGTGGAAGAACTATATTAGGTTTGTATGAAGCTACAGATGGAGAAGTTAGATTTGAAGGTGAAGATATTCATAAGTTTAGTAAAAAAGAAAAAAGAGAGTTTACAAAAGAAGCACAAATAATTTTCCAAGACCCATACGCTTCTTTAAATCCCAGAATGACAGTGGCTGATATAATAGGAGAAGGTATAGATATTCACGGAATTTATACAGGAAAAGAAAGGCTTAATAAAATATATGAATTATTAAGTTTGGTTGGATTAAATAAAGAACATGCTTCTAGATTTCCCCATGAATTTTCAGGAGGACAAAGGCAGCGAATTGGAATAGCAAGAGCTTTAGCTATAGAGCCTAAGTTTATAGTTTGTGATGAACCTATATCAGCTTTAGACGTATCTATACAAGCACAGGTTGTAAATTTGCTTATAGATCTTCAAAATAAATTAGGTCTTACTTATTTGTTTATAGCCCATGATCTTTCTATGGTAAGGCATATATCTGATAGAGTAGGGGTAATGTATCTTGGAAATGTAGTGGAGTTGTCTAATAGTCAAGAATTATATGAAAATCCACTTCATCCTTATACTAAAGCTTTATTATCTGCAATACCTATTCCAGATCCTAATCATGGAAAAGATAAAGAAAGAATCATGCTACAAGGTGAGGTTCCAAGTCCTATAAACCCTAAACCAGGATGTAAGTTTGCATCAAGATGTAAATATGCGAAGAAAATTTGTAAAAAAGAGACTCCAAAACTTAAAGAAATAGAAAAAGATCATTTTGTAGCTTGTCATTTATTTGATTAA
- a CDS encoding alpha/beta-type small acid-soluble spore protein, with amino-acid sequence MTKTPLKKVIKSKIKANKELTKEEKLREKMKYEIATELGLKDKVDELGWGGLTSEETGRIGGIMTKRKKELKLPKNEEILKMNEDKDNI; translated from the coding sequence ATGACAAAAACTCCTTTGAAAAAAGTAATAAAATCTAAGATTAAAGCTAATAAGGAACTTACTAAAGAAGAAAAATTAAGAGAAAAAATGAAGTATGAAATAGCAACAGAACTTGGGCTTAAAGATAAAGTAGATGAATTAGGATGGGGAGGACTAACCTCAGAAGAAACAGGAAGAATAGGTGGAATAATGACTAAGAGAAAAAAAGAACTTAAACTTCCTAAAAATGAAGAAATTTTAAAGATGAATGAAGATAAGGATAATATTTAA
- a CDS encoding class I SAM-dependent methyltransferase — MECYREFAHIYDELINEDVDYEKWAKTITNICAEFNLNKVDYLDLACGTGNLTTEIASYFKNIWAVDLSYDMLTEAENKFRENNIKSKLVCQDICNLKLNKTFNLITCCLDGMNYILEKKELDNMFKNVYNHLKEDGLFIFDINSYYKLNSILGNNLFSYDDEEITYIWRNSIKDNITNMDITFFIREDENNYIRFDEEHRERAYKEEEIEKIIANNGFKTLRILDNYENKEINDKTERIVYILTK; from the coding sequence ATGGAATGTTATAGAGAATTTGCCCACATATATGATGAACTTATAAATGAGGATGTAGACTATGAAAAATGGGCTAAAACTATAACAAATATATGTGCTGAGTTTAATTTAAATAAAGTAGACTATTTAGATTTGGCTTGTGGCACTGGAAATTTGACAACTGAAATAGCATCATATTTTAAAAACATATGGGCTGTAGATCTTTCTTATGATATGTTAACAGAAGCTGAAAATAAATTTAGAGAAAATAATATAAAAAGCAAGTTGGTATGCCAAGATATATGTAACTTAAAGTTAAACAAAACATTTAATTTAATAACATGCTGTTTAGATGGTATGAACTACATTTTAGAAAAAAAAGAATTAGATAATATGTTTAAAAATGTATACAATCATTTAAAAGAAGATGGACTATTTATATTTGATATTAATTCTTATTATAAATTAAATAGTATTTTAGGAAATAATCTTTTTAGTTATGATGATGAAGAAATTACATATATATGGAGAAATTCTATAAAAGATAATATTACTAATATGGATATTACATTTTTTATAAGAGAAGATGAAAATAATTATATAAGATTTGATGAGGAACATAGAGAAAGGGCATATAAAGAAGAAGAAATAGAAAAGATTATAGCAAATAATGGATTTAAAACATTGAGAATATTAGATAACTATGAAAATAAAGAAATTAATGATAAGACAGAAAGAATAGTTTATATATTGACTAAATAG
- the hslO gene encoding Hsp33 family molecular chaperone HslO, whose translation MKDKLIRAIAKDGQVRIIGAITTELVNEGVKLHNCAPTAAAALGRMLTAGALMGTTLKSDKETLTLQIHGGGIAKGVVVTAYADGHVKGYIGNPTADIEPNSKGKLDVSGIIGKNGNLLVIRDMGLKEPYIGQVPIYTGEIAEDLAYYYTVSEQTPSAVGLGVLVDKDLSIKSAGGFIIQMMPDADEMLADLISYRLEEVPSITEMISKGMTIEEILEYIFEDMDLNILESIEPKYRCDCSRQKVERALVSVGEKDLKEIYDEGKEEELKCHFCNKAYIFTHEQIGELLKENTNNKQ comes from the coding sequence ATGAAAGATAAATTAATAAGAGCTATTGCTAAAGATGGACAGGTAAGGATAATAGGAGCCATAACAACAGAACTAGTTAATGAAGGCGTAAAATTACATAATTGTGCCCCAACAGCAGCTGCTGCTTTAGGAAGAATGCTTACGGCTGGTGCTTTAATGGGAACTACATTAAAATCAGATAAGGAAACTTTAACATTACAAATTCATGGCGGTGGCATTGCTAAAGGTGTTGTAGTTACAGCTTATGCAGATGGGCATGTTAAAGGGTATATAGGTAATCCAACAGCAGATATAGAACCAAACAGTAAAGGTAAATTAGACGTAAGTGGGATTATTGGTAAAAATGGTAACTTGTTAGTTATAAGAGATATGGGATTAAAAGAACCTTATATAGGTCAGGTGCCTATATATACTGGAGAGATAGCAGAAGACTTAGCTTACTATTATACAGTATCAGAACAAACACCTTCAGCAGTAGGATTAGGTGTATTAGTAGACAAAGATTTATCCATAAAATCAGCTGGCGGATTTATAATACAAATGATGCCTGATGCGGATGAAATGCTAGCAGATTTAATAAGTTATAGATTAGAAGAGGTACCTTCTATTACAGAAATGATTTCAAAGGGAATGACAATAGAAGAGATATTAGAGTATATATTTGAAGATATGGATTTAAATATATTAGAAAGTATAGAGCCCAAATATAGATGTGATTGTTCTCGACAAAAAGTAGAAAGAGCTCTTGTAAGTGTAGGAGAAAAAGACTTAAAAGAAATATATGATGAGGGCAAAGAGGAAGAATTAAAATGTCATTTTTGTAATAAAGCATATATATTTACTCATGAACAAATAGGAGAACTATTAAAGGAAAATACGAACAATAAACAGTAA
- the cobT gene encoding nicotinate-nucleotide--dimethylbenzimidazole phosphoribosyltransferase, with translation MNLLNETLKNIHPSYKQAMKSAWERMDKLSKPIGSLGQLEEIAVKMAGITGKVKNKIDKKTTVVMCSDNGIWEEGVSACPLELTALITDNYTKGFTGIGVLSNFASSEVCVVDIGVKADFNNPKIINKKIAYGTRNMAKEPAMTREETVRAIEVGIETIDKLVAEGYNLFGTGEAGMCNTATSAAVVSVLLDIDSDLVVGKGSGLTEEQFENKKRVISNAIKLNNPNKEDAIDVLSKVGGFDIAGLCGCFLGAAKNRVPIVIDGIISYAAALCAYKICVDVKDFMFSSHMPVEPGAQYVIKELGLKPNLNLEMRLGEGTGCPLEFLIIEAALNIMNDMYTMEEANIHNNEFFVDIRKDK, from the coding sequence ATGAATTTATTAAATGAAACATTAAAGAATATACATCCATCATATAAACAGGCTATGAAAAGTGCTTGGGAAAGGATGGATAAATTAAGCAAACCTATAGGTAGCTTGGGTCAATTAGAAGAAATAGCAGTAAAGATGGCAGGCATAACAGGTAAAGTAAAAAATAAAATTGATAAAAAAACAACAGTTGTAATGTGTTCAGATAATGGAATATGGGAAGAAGGGGTAAGTGCATGTCCCTTAGAACTAACTGCTTTGATAACTGACAATTATACAAAAGGTTTTACAGGTATAGGGGTTTTATCTAACTTTGCAAGTTCAGAAGTATGTGTAGTAGATATTGGGGTAAAAGCGGATTTTAATAACCCTAAAATAATTAATAAAAAAATTGCATATGGAACTAGAAATATGGCTAAAGAACCTGCTATGACTAGAGAAGAAACTGTTAGGGCCATTGAAGTGGGAATAGAAACGATAGACAAGCTAGTAGCTGAAGGCTACAATTTGTTTGGTACAGGTGAGGCTGGAATGTGTAACACTGCTACTAGTGCAGCGGTAGTTAGTGTACTTTTAGATATAGATTCAGATTTAGTTGTTGGAAAAGGGTCTGGACTTACAGAAGAGCAGTTTGAAAATAAAAAAAGAGTAATCAGTAATGCTATAAAATTAAACAACCCTAATAAAGAGGATGCTATAGATGTATTATCAAAGGTTGGTGGTTTTGACATAGCTGGACTTTGTGGATGTTTTTTAGGAGCAGCTAAAAATAGAGTTCCTATAGTTATTGATGGAATAATATCTTATGCTGCAGCATTATGTGCATATAAGATATGTGTTGATGTTAAAGATTTTATGTTTTCATCTCATATGCCGGTAGAACCGGGGGCTCAATATGTTATTAAAGAATTAGGATTGAAGCCAAACTTAAATTTAGAAATGAGATTGGGAGAAGGAACGGGTTGTCCTCTTGAATTTTTAATAATAGAAGCTGCATTAAATATTATGAATGATATGTATACCATGGAAGAAGCAAATATACATAATAACGAGTTTTTCGTAGATATCAGAAAAGATAAGTAG